The Chitinophaga niabensis genomic interval GGAAAGTCTCCCTGCAAATACACGCAGCCGATGAACAAGGTAAACCGGTCATCGCCCAATTAGGCGCAACTGCATATGATCGCATCTATCACCGGCCAGCAGAACCAAACGATATACAAACACATTACCTGCTCTTTACCCAGCTGAAAGGCCATATTTACGATCCGGGGTATTACTTTGATACTTCCCATGCAGATCGCAAACAGGCACTGGACCTGTTACTCCTCACACAAGGCTGGCGATCCTATTCCTGGAGTGAGGAAGCATTAAAAAGAATGGACAACCTGGTATTATCTGACAGCACAAGTATCGAACTCGTTGCGCTCAAAAAGAAAGCAAGATCTTCTCAACAGGCGGTTATGCTTTTTGATGCGGAACAGCAACAAAGTCAGATGACCACACTGGACAACAAGGGATCCTTACAGCTTTCGCCAGAAATTTTAAGCCTGTCCGGCAGCATCTATATCAGGCATTACGGTGAAAAGCGGGATTTCGAATGGAAGACATTTGACCCATTTGAACAGATCAATAAAATGAAGCCCTGGCAAAAAATAAACTACCCTTTGGAAGGATCACCCAAACAAGCAACCACAGAAGATCAACCGCTGCTGGCCCGTGGAAGCATCAAACTTAAGGCCGTAGAAATACAGGGGAAGAAAGCAACCGTGTTCCGCGACAAATATATTGGCCACCTGGACAGTATGGCGAAATACGATGGCCTTACGGACAGGGCACACGGATCATGGTTAAATTGTCCGGTGGCCGGATGCGGCAAAGAACTTCCCATTGAGGGAAAGACATATATCACATGGAGCGGCCCTAATCCCCCGGCTTCTCATCCCTTCTCTTTCAACTCAACAAATACCAAATACGTTGTTTATCATTATCCCCAATACACGGAGGAAGAGTTGCTAAAGATGAATGGACAGGCCAGGGTAAAAGGCTTCTATCCCAAAAAAGAATTTTACCAGCCCGATTATGAGAAGGAACAAGATCCGCTGCCGGATTACAGGAATACACTGCTCTGGGCACCTAACATCATAACGGATGAAAACGGAAATGCCACCCTGGAATTCTTTACTTCAGATATCAATTCCGCTTTTTATGGTATTGTAGAAGGCATTAGCGCCAATGGCATCTTAGGTAAAGCTACTTTTGAATTCATCGTAACGAAATAAAAGCACTAGTAACTGATCTCCACCTTCACCCCATCAGGGCTATTATCAAACTGTAGAAAAACAGTTTTGGAAGATTCATCCCAGGAAGTAGCGGCAGGCGTTATCTTTTCACCACCCGGCCCATGCAGTACTGTTTCCTTTGGCGCAGACGGCAGCAGGATGCGCATAGCATTCACCGTTTTAGCAGGGCTTTTTGCAACAAAGCTGTACGCCCCCGCTTTTCTTTCTTCATTGTAAATCCGTGCTGCAGCCGCAAGCACCTGTGGCTTGCCCGGTTCCTTCACCCTCCCTACGTTCAACAATAGCGCCTGTTTACCCGGCGTTACAGATTTACTCGCCAGCACAGGAAGTGTAGGATCAAAGAGATCGATCACCGGCCCCTTTACAACAAAAGGATTCTGGTCATTATTTTCATCCATTACCGCTACCACATCATACATCCCCCTGGATACATAAAGGCTATTCCTGAACAACAGTTTACCGGCCTTAGCACTCTCTTCATAAGCCTTTTGCACCAGCGCCACATAGGACTTCTCCCCGGCTGCATTCATCACAAACTCCTTAGGATGCTCCCGTACGATATATACATACCCTTTCCCCACGCGGGCCTGCGACTGTTCAGGTTTTACTCCCAGCAGGCGGAACAAATGTTCTGACGGTGCCTTGAAAGTATTACCTTTTGTATTCCACCATTCCTGCACAGACTGATAAGGATCATCATCACGCCCGCAATAAATAAGCACTCCCCCTTTTTTCACCCATGCCGCCAGGTGTTGATGGACTTCGGCAGACATTGGCTTCATGTTAGAGTAACTCATCACCAGCACTTTAATATCTTTCAGCGTTGCTTCGAAAGGCAGGTTTTCCATATGCACTGTCTGAACCGGAATTCCCAATTTAACCAAAGGCAGCGTTTGCCCATAGAAGTTAGAGAACTGCGGGTCTTCAAATCCCTGGTGGGTCGGGAAGCGCTGGAACATCATGGAATTACCCATCAGCACACCGATGCCATTCACACCAGATACCCTGTTCGCTGTTTCAGGCATACTGTTCAGCGCATTCACCATGATCTGCATCTGGGTTGAATAATACTTCGGGATCAGGATACTGGAATCACTATTTGGTAATTTATAAGGGCGGGTGTAGATCCGTTCAGGCCAGGGCATTACTTCATAGTTCGCTACCATTGGGTACAGCAGTTTAGCTGTAAAAGTAGCTTCGTAATTACGCTTGTAATCACCCCAGTCACGTGGCCAGTCTTCGATCGGATCGGTGAGCAGGAATATCTTACGGCCGGTAGGTGCCGTCATGGAGATCATGGAACCATACTCCAGGAATGCATTTTCGAATACACGTTCCTTACGCAGGCCATTGAAGTAGGTAGGTTCACGCGAGGTGCCTGTCCATACCTGCGCGATGTAACCATCTATACTTGGCAAAGAAGCCAGGCTTGCCTCCGGGCTAACGATCCTCCAGGAAGAATAATTCACCAGCGAATGTGTGGGAATATACACTTTTACATCCATCCCCTTCTGCTTACCATACGCTTTGGCGTATTCGGATACTTCCTTGATAGCATTATAATACAGGTGATACTTCAGCTTGCTGGACAGGTAAGTATTCTCCGGCGAAGTGTGCTGTGGCTGCCAGGGAAACCCGTAATACTGTTGCCATTCTTTCTTGAAAACCTCACTGTAACCAGCGCGTGCCCAAAACTCAGGCTCTTCCAGGTGAATGTGGCTGATACCGGCATCTATCACTTTCTTGATGATTGCCTCCTTCATGTAAGCAATGAAAGTACTTTCCGGCACTACGTAAGGCACATTCCTGCCATGCCAGATCGTATCCCCATCCTGTTCTACCTGCCCGATGCCGAAATGATTCTTTCCATCCCATTTACCCGTGAAGTAATCTTCGTAATTCCCCCAGGCAATGCCGGTCATAAAGTGGGTCTGATATCCCCTTTCCCTCCACGATTTCACACGCGCTTCGAAGGTCATGCCGCGACGGTCGCCGGCACCATAAACGATTGCGATGTCCGAACGGACATCTATTTCCGGGGTCCACGCACTGCTGGTCTGAAAGGCCGTTTTCTCCTGTGCCATTGCGGTTACAGAAAGGCATAAGCTGCAAACAAAAATGAGCGTTCTTCTCATCATGGTATATTGATGGTTTTAACCGTTGTATAGTTGTAATACTTCAGGCCATAATCTATACGTGCTCCCACCCGCAGGAAGAAGGAGCGTGAACCTGGGAGTACATCTTTCGTAGTGAGCGTAACGGTTTGCCCCAGCTGATCGTTACCGGATGTTCCACCGTAATTCACCTGCACAGAATACTTGTTATCGTAGTTATTATTACCCACGTAATTATTAGGACTTACAAAGAGGAACACATCCGTCACATTCTTGTGAAATGCAGTGTTGGCAGTACCACGTGTAAACCTTACCTGAACGGAGATAGTTTTGTTCGTAGCATTATAAGCTGGTTCTCCCACCCACGCTACGTTCAGAAATGGCTCCACTTCAAAGTCGACATTGGTGGTTCCGGCAATATCCATGGTCTTGCGTTTATCCACTGTTACCTGGCCGGAACCATCGTATTGTACAAGTGGTACAAAAGGTCCTTCCACCGAAATGCGGTAATTGCCTTTGAATATCTTTGTATTGCGGAAAGAGCCGTCCTGCATAGCGAAGAAATAATAAGGCGTTGGTGTACTGCTCCAGCTCAACTCTTCCAGTACAAGGCGCATTCCCCTGTCGCCAGCTTCAGATTGCAGGTTACTTTTGGAGCCTGCATCTTTTATATTGCCAGCGAGCGTTTCAGCTGGCTCCGGATAATCATCATATTTCTTGGTACAGCCACTGGCCAGCAATATCAATATACAAAAACTTATATGGCAGATCTTATTTTTCATGACGTTAATTTTTACAAACATTAATAGCCTGGGTTCTGGATCAGGTTCTGGCTTTTGGAGATCTCCGAGCCGGGGATATCCTGGTAATACCACCTGGTATCGAACGTATAACGTGAATTGCGTTCGTCCAGCCGCGCATCAAAGAAATATTTGCCGGCCTCTGCTGAGTAGAAAGCCATCAGTGTACGGTAAACGGTACCATTTTGTTCCTTGTCGAGGATACGCCATCTCTTAAGGTCCCACCAGATCTTGTTCTCAAACGCCAGTTCCTTTCTTCTTTCATTGCGAACAATATCTATAGTGTTGAGTGCAGCAGCAGAAGCTAATAATACAGCGCCGGCCCTTTCGCGGATCTGGTTGATAATGCTGAACGCATCCTGCAGATAACTGCCTCCCTGCCCTGCTGCATGTAATTCATATGCAGCTTCTGCACGGTTCAGTAATACCTCTGCATAGCGCATTTCTATCCAGGTTTGGTCCGAACGGTTTTCCAACACTTCAGCAGTAGGCCTGTTCGGATCGAGGTATTTCCTCACAGAAAAACCAGATACAGCCCCTGTTCCATCAGCCGTAAATACACCACTTCTGCCGGCAGGGTTTTTCTTTGATCCATCAGGTAATGTGAAGGGCGTTTGCTGTGCGTTGGGAGAAGATACAATGTTAACGGACGGATAAGGAGCAGTAGACCCTTCAGGCAATAAACGGCTGATACCACCAGCTGTACTACCTGTATAAATACCACGATAGATCTCAATGCTCTCATTCTTAAAAATATCTCCCGGAACAATCACGGTGGCACGCAGCCTGGGTTCTGCGTTTGCAAAGAGGTCCAGCGTATTGGTGTAGAGGATATATTTCCCACCGGCATCCAGCGTTTGAATGGTGCCGTCAGGGTTCTTTGGAAAACCATCATAAAGCTCCACCAGGTTCAGTGTAGGATTCACCTCAGCAGAATAGCCATTTCCACCCATCAACTGTCGGGGAACATTATAAGCATCATAGCCGTGTACCGTTTCAGGATATTTATATCCTTTTACCAGGATGTTCTCCGGGCTTGTTGCATCAAAGAACAGGTTGATGTAATTCTGCATCTGCGCCTGTTTGTCTCCGGCAGCCCAACTTTTTTTGTACAGGCTGTAATGACCATCTACAAGGCCTGCTGCATCATAGGCGGCTTTGAAATAATCATTTGCTTTGTTAGCAGGTATACCTACCAGCCTGTTCTGATTACCATCGAACAACTGTATCTGGTTATATTTCGCAATTGAACCAGCATACAACATCGCGCGTGATTTAAAAGCTGCTGCTGCATATTTATTAGCACGCCCGGATTCACTGGAAGCCTTCATGTTGTTATAGGCGAAATCAAGGTCTGCCGCAATGGAATCGTACACAGCCTGTTCTGATGCCCTCGGTATCTTCAGCTCCTCTATACTTTGTTCCGGGTAGTTCAACACTTTGTTGATGATGGGTACACCACCATATCTTTTCACAAGCGCCATATATGTTACTGCGCGGATAAAGCGGGCTTCTCCCAGCCAGTGGTTCACATCCGCCTGCTGGAAGTTACCGGCATATGTTGGCAGGGTCTGCAGGAAATAATTTGCTTCCCTTATCAGCGGATAGGCGCGTTCCCAAAAATTGAATCCCTCGGTGGTAGAACCGTTCAGGTCACGGCTCAATGCTTCACCGGTATTGGCAGGTTGAGGATTGATGATCCAGAAGTGATTGGTACCTCTTGTGGGCGAATACCGGAAATCTTCAAATGGCAGTTCACTGTAGCAGCGGGCCATGTAAATCCTGATACCACCCTCGGTAGTAAACACATCTTTATCCTGGATCACGTTCATGGGTGGAATATCCAGATCGGTGCAGGCTGTTTGCCCAATGAAGCATACGATGGAAAGCAAGAATATCTTCAGTTTCATAACATTAAAATTTAACGTTCAGACCTACGGAGAAAGTCCTGTTGAGTGGGTACAGGTAGCTGTACAAAGTAGCAGGGTGCTCAGGGTCTACATACTTTATATCAGTGATGGTGATCAGGTTGTATCCATTCACAAAAGCCCTCACACCTTTAAGCCCTATCCTCGTAGCTATCCTTTCAGGAAGTGAATAACCGACCTCTGCACTCTTCAGCCTTAAATAAGCAGCATTCTGTACGTTGAAAGCAGAGTTCTCATCAGGCACAGTACCTGTGTACCCATACTTCCCGGGTATCCATTGTGTATTCGGATCATAAGGATCAGCTTTGGGATCTGCTGGATGCCATCTGTCCAGGAACAAAGCCAGGCCGCTACCACCACCCCATAAAGATTCACGCAGTTGTTCATTATATCCGATATTCACCATATCGGAACCCTGGAAAAGGCAATTGAAGTCCACCCCTTTCCAGGAGCCTCCAAGCATAAGCCCATAATTAACCAGGGGAATGCCGTTATAAGCAATGGGGTGTACATCAAGGTCGCTGATCATACCATCGCCATTCCAGTCTTCATAAGCATAGTCACCGGGCAGCGTACCTCTTCCCACATAATTCTTACTGTCCAGGATACTTTGCCAGGACTCAAAACGGCCACCGGCACCAAGGCCCCATCGGGCATTATTAAACCGGTTATTAGAATTCTGCCGCCAGTTCTCGTAAGAATTACCCGCTGCGGAACGCTCTACAAAACGGTTGCGGGTACGGGTGTAAGAATAGATGGCTTTCGCATAGTACTCGAAATCTCCTATTTTATTGCCATGGTTGATCTCCAGTTCTATCCCCTGTGAGCGGTTGCTGTTGAGGTTTTCCTGGGGAAGGTTTGCTCCCACAACCCCCGGCAGGCTTTGTGCACGGGTGGTCAGCAAACCTGTTCCGTCTCTGCGGAAGATATCCACAGTAAGGCCGAGCATTCCTCTCCATGCATTGATATCGATGCCAAAGTTTGTGGTTTTAGCTACGAACCAGGTAATGAAAGGATTGGGGATCCCTTTACTTTGCAGCCCGTTGATAAACTCATCGTCGAAGATATGTCCCGGGGGCAGCTGGTTATTGTCGCCGGAAGCAGGATAAGTGTATCCTGTAATAAACTGGTATGCAGCAGCCCCATCATCACCCAACTCACCATAAGACGCACGGATCTTCAGGTTATCGATCATGCGTAATGCCGGACTATTCTTCCAGAATCCTTCTTCTGAAACCCTCCATCCTGCGGACACTCCCGGAAAGAAACCAAACTGTTTATCTCCAGGGAATTTAGATGATCCATCACGGCGAAAACTTGCTTCCAGCAGGTATTTGGATTTGAATGCATAATTTATTCTGCCTACCAGTGCACGGTTGGCATTGCGGTAAAGATCATTGAGGGAAGACGACATATTCCCCTGCTGATTGGTACTGTTGCCCGCCATTAACTGATCCACTGCCAGGGAAAGTTCCCGCATAGCGTAGAAGTTATCTCCTGAACGCACACTGTTCTCGTACAATATCAACGCGCTCACATCATGCACTGAGTTGAACTTATGATCATAACTGGCAGACAGCTGGAACAAACTGTTAGGCCGCTCATAGTATTCCCTTCGTAAACTGGAAGGTGATTGCTGTGGCCTTGCGGTATAAGCATTCGAAGCCGCATCATAAGTATATTGATTGTATTCCCTTTGATAGAGTTTATTGGTGTAGCTGTTGTAATCGTAGCTGTACATCCCTTTAAACTTTAACCCGGCAAGAAAAGGCACCTGGTAAGTAGCGGATACAGATGACTGGAACCACCTGTTCAGGAATTGTTTATACCCTGAGATATCTTTATTTGACATAGCCACCGGGTTCGTACCATCTACAGGCGTATGTGCTAAATAGTCAGGATTATTGTTAGCATATACCGGCTCGAGTGGATTCTGGCGCCAGAAGGAACGGATGATCCACCAGCTATCCTGGTAGGGCTGGTTCTTCTGATCGAAGATGCCGTTTATGTTTAGGTCTACAGTAATATCCCGTGTTACTTTGCCGGTAATATTGGAGCGTACGTTATAGCGTTTATAATTAAGATCACCGCTTCTGAGGAAACCCTGCTGTTCTGTGTATCCGAGGCTCACATAATAACTGATATCTTCACTGCCACCGGAAGCATTGAGGTTGTGTTGCATCTGCGGAACCACATCCTTTATGGTAGGCGTATACCAGTCCGTACTTTGTTTGGAACCATTACGGTAAGCGTCGAAATCAGCATCGGTATATGCCAGGCGGCCGCCATTTACATTATGCATCAGCTTCTCATTCACGAGGGTCATATAACCGATCGCATCCAGGGAGCGCGGCAGGCCGGAAGGTTTTTGCCAGGTATAGCTTCCGTTGTAGGTAAGCTGGCGTCCTATCTTACCACGTTTGGTGGTCACCAGTATCACGCCATTTGCGGCACGTACGCCATATACAGCAGCAGATGCATCTTTCAGTACCGAAATATTTTCTATATCGTTAGGATCGAGGCGCGCAATGTTATCGCGGGGAATACCATCTATGATCATGAGCGGCGCACCAAAACCACGGATATCGAAGTTATTGTCGAAAGAGCCCGGTTCACTGCTATTCTGTACAATGCGGAGACCGGGAACTTTACCCGTTAGCATATTCAGCACATTTTCGTTTTTAGTGGTATTGATCTCTGCATTGGTAACTGCCGCCACAGATCCGGTAAGGGTGGCTTTCTTTTGCACACCATAACCCACTACCACCAGTGTAGTCAGTGCCTTGTTTTCCACCGCTAATTTCGCATCAACGGTAGACCGCCTCTGAATAGGTATTTCCTGGCTAATGTATCCGATGAAAGAGAACACAAGTGTTTCAGTTCCCAGCGGCACTGATAGCACATAGCTTCCATCCTCACGGGTAACTGTACCTTTGGAAGTACCTTTTACTGCTATATTCACACCAGGAAGCGGCTCCTGGCTCTCTCCCACCACTTTTCCCTTCACGGAGAAAACCTGCTGAGCACTATTGCTCCTGGGCTTCACCACGATCGTATTTTCACGGATGGCATAATCCAGCGGCTGACCTGCAAAACAGAGGTCCAGCACTTCTTCCACCGTAGCCTTTTCAACGGAAATGCTGACAGGTTTGGTGGATGCCAGCTGGGCATCATTGTACAGCAGCTTGTAACCGCTTTGTCTTTTCAGTTCTTTCAACACTACTTCAATGGAAGTGTTCTTTACGTTCAGCGTGACCAATTGGGCAAATGCAGATGCCCTCACTTGCATGAATGCCATCATGCATAACGCGAAAGTCAGCTTTCCGTATAATAGGAATTTCAATGTGTGGAACCGTTGCATAGCAAACTTTTTGGTTGTTATGGTATATTGTTGCGCATATAGAGGATTAACGAGAAACTTGTATAGTAGTACCTTTCAGTCCGAAACGAACGCTTTCAGTCATTTCCAGCATATTGAGCACTCCGGAAACATTGCCGTAACGAGACACGGTACCGGAGAAAGTTAAGCCCTGCATTTCACCAGTGTATTCAGGCTTTATATTGTACCAGCGGGAGAGTTTGCGCATGATGCTGTGAATGTCCTCATTATCAAAAATGAAAAGACCATTCTTCCAGGCTACAGCTTCTTCCACATTAGCCCGGCTCATAGTGATGGTGTTGCCAACGAGTGCCTGCATACCGGGTTTAAGGATATGCCGGCCTGAAAGATTACTGACAGCTACACTGCCTTCAAGGAGGGTTACTTTACTTTTAGCTTCATCAGCATAAGCCATCACATTGAAATGAGTTCCCAGTACCTCAACGGAGTTACCATTGAAAGCAACTTTGAAAGGCATATGCTCGTTGCGCGCCACTTCAAAATAAGCCTCGCCGGTAATTTCCACAGACCGGTCCTGCCCGCTGAAAGAAGAAGGGAATCTAAGCGTAGAAGCCGCATTCAGCCAAACGCTGGTACCATCGGATAACGTGATCCTGAACTGTCCGCCTACAGGTGTGGAAAGCGTATGTATCTGCACTTCATCAGATGCGCCACCCATATTATAGGCCAGGCTTCCGCTATCCAGTTTCACACACTGTATTCCTCCCTGGTTAAAAAGCGTGCCGTTAGACGCACTATCCAATACAATGCGCTGGCCATTACCAAGCGTTAATACAGCACGGTTGCCACCGGGGGCACGGTCATTATTACTATTTTCTGCGAGGGGAACAGCAGCAGGGATGGAAGGAGACGGTTTTAAAAGCCACCAGCCAAGAACAGCTACCAGCAATACGGCAGCTGCAGTTGCAACCGTCCTGAAAGTGCGGATACGGGCGGATCTTCTCCAGCCAATATTCTGCTCTATAGCACCCAGCAATCTTTTCTCGTGAAGCTCACGGCTTTCAGCCATAGCAGGAGGCACTTCCAGGAATTGCCCATCATCATGCGCCAGCCATTGGGCCAGCTCAGCAGCCTCATCAGGGGAGATCGTGCCCTGCAATTGCTTTCGGGCCAGTTCTTGATAACGTTTATTCGTGGAATGGTCTTGCATCAGCAAAGGGTTTCTGATACAAGGTCAATTGAAAAGGAGTTTTCCCTGAATGGAAGAAGAAATTTTTTTCAGGGGGATTAAAAGAATAACATCCACATCCGCGAGATAAGCTGCCCCAGGCCGGAACGCAGGATCTTAAGAGCGCGGCTGATATGGGTTTCCACTGTTTTTTCAGAAACTTTCATGTACCGGGCTATTTCCCGCTGGCTGTACCCTTCCCCCCGGAGCCTGTAAGCAAGCTGGCACTTCTCAGGAAGAGCCGCCACTATTTTCTCCAGCCAGCCCTTCAATTCCTCGAACCCCAGCCACTCTTCGGTAGAATGGTCTGCGGGAGATAAGCTGCGGGCGGTATCCCGGAGATAAACTTCGGCTTTATGCTGCCGGGCAAGGAAGTTCAGGATGCGGTACCTTACCGCCACAACAAGATATCCTGCCAGCTGCTCCCGTATTTCCAGGGTTTCACGGCGTTGCCAAAGGTCAACAAATACGTCTTGCACAATGCTTTCTGCTTCAGAGAGATCGCCCAGTTTTTTGCCTGCTATATAAAGCAGTTTATCCCAGTACCTTTTATATATTTCCCGGAAAGCATGATGTTCCCCGCTCTGCAGCATAAGCAACAGTTCCTCATCACTGTGGAATTGTAAATTAGCGGAACCCATCTACGTAGGTTTTTAATTTTGGGTGATGTATTAACGTAAGTCAGTGAATTCTATCTACTGCAAACTTAATGCTAAATCGTTAATGCAACGAGCTAAAATTTTCTGACCCAATTAGCTATATTAGTTCAATGAATCCCGCTGAAAGAATAATAAAGGTCCTCGAACAGGAAAATTTGCGTCCTGAAATAAAAGATGGCGCCATAAAATGGCAAAACATACATGGAGATCAATGCCGTATTTTCGAACAGGATATTGCTGTTAACGAAGAAAAGTTAGCCTGGCTGGAATCAGATGGCTGGGCTTATCATTTACTTAGAATAATGGAAAACGGAGAGGTTTTCAACTGGACTCCCGAAACCTACAATCCCGTATTTGGTTGTTTCTGCCTGCTGCTGGAGTGGTATAACGGCCACCTGATTTTTATTTATCAGGAAAAGCATAAAATATACATCTGCTCTATTCATAACCAGCAGGTTAAACATTTCAGCTTTTCCGGAGAGGACATAGAACGAAAAGGAAATCTCATTTCCTTTGCTGCCCATGGCGACTTACTGAGGAACAAAGTAAGCATCATACAAATTCCGGAACTCGTACAACTGGATCCCGTCAGCCAAACAGCGGCAAAACAAATGGGGTTATTACCACAGGGGTTAAACAGGCCGGATGGGTTTTTAAAGGCAAAATAATAGAGAAGGGCTACCCATGGATAGCCCTTCTCTATTTAAGGCACAACAGCAATAGCTTCTATGCCTACCAAATGTTCCGGCCGCCCAAGGGCTGCAACAAACATCACAGTTATTAATGGCGGGTTGGGCCTGTTTCCCCAAATCTTCTGAAAAGCTTCAAACCCCGGTCGTATATCCTGCCCCTGCAGAACATAGATCGTCCACTTAATTAAATTCTCCCAATCTGCGCCGGCCGCCTGCAAAGCAGTGCCTATGTTCTTCAGCACTTGCTCCGTCTGCGTTTTCATGTCTTTGCCGATAACTTCTCCCGCTTCGTTATTGGCATTGATCTCTCCTATATATATTGTTTTTGCGTTCCCCTGAACGGTAACAACATTAGTGAATGCCGGATTCTTAATTAGTCCATCCGGATTGATGTGTTCTATTTTTAAGTTTCCCATGGTAAACAGGCAACAATCTTTGTGCCATTGATCAATTAACCAGCTTTCTTTGCAGGAACTTTTCTATCTCTGGCAGTGAAACCTTTTTCAAAATGATATTTCCCCCGGGGCCTATTAAATATCTTGCAGGAAGAGTTGTTATTTGCAAGCCTGTTGGCAATATACCATCTGTTCCTTGCAGATCAGACAGATCAGGCCAGGTAATATTATGCTTAATGATTGCCTGTGTCCACAGATCTTTTTTCGTATCCAGCGAAATCCCTAACACCTGTAATCCCTTCGATCTGTAGAGATTATCTATCCTTTTAACTTCGGGCAGTTCATCCAGGCTGGGTCCAGACCCGCTTGCCCAAAAATAGAGCAGTACATATTTTCCACGGAATTCCGAAAGCTCCCGTACATGGTTTGCCGTGTCCGGCATATCCAAATCAAACATGCTATGTCTTTCCCCGATCAATTCCGGATATTCAAAAAGCCAGTATTTCAGCATTTTACCCATCGAACTTCCCTTCAGTTCTTCAGATAGTCCTGAGAAATACTTCTTTGTACTATCAACCGGTAAGCGGATCGAAAAGCTATTCAATTCATAAAGCGCAGCAAAACCAGTGGGGTTCTCTTCAACAAACCTGTACAGATTGGCGGCTATCCTTCTTTCATAAGGCCTGATAATTTCGCTATGGATCCGTTTTGCTTCATCGAGATCCCCCGCTAATCTTAAGCTATCAATTATAGGGTCATATGCATCCACTTCTTTAACAAGAGGATTATACACCTCCTGCATATAGCGCTTATAGATATCATACTGAGGCGATCCGGTAACGATGGATCGCTGTATCGAATCCTTGCTGCCTGTTATCTTTATCTCATTGTTACCAAGGATAAAATAAACGTAGTCCTTTGATTTGCCAGGTACCTCAATTGCATAAAAATCAAGCTCATCAATATGCCCTTTAAAAGTGAAATGGTCATTGACGCTCATACAGGAATCAATGTACCGTACTCTCAGGCTCGAATAACCATTAGGTTTGCTTCCTAACAATACTTTGGTGTTGCCGATACCATCTATCTTTCCGGAAATGGTGAATCCCTTTTTCTCCTGCGCCATTCCTCTCACACAAAGGATCAGTAATAATGCTGTTGTAAGTCGAATTAGAGACATAATGTATAGTT includes:
- a CDS encoding RagB/SusD family nutrient uptake outer membrane protein, which encodes MKLKIFLLSIVCFIGQTACTDLDIPPMNVIQDKDVFTTEGGIRIYMARCYSELPFEDFRYSPTRGTNHFWIINPQPANTGEALSRDLNGSTTEGFNFWERAYPLIREANYFLQTLPTYAGNFQQADVNHWLGEARFIRAVTYMALVKRYGGVPIINKVLNYPEQSIEELKIPRASEQAVYDSIAADLDFAYNNMKASSESGRANKYAAAAFKSRAMLYAGSIAKYNQIQLFDGNQNRLVGIPANKANDYFKAAYDAAGLVDGHYSLYKKSWAAGDKQAQMQNYINLFFDATSPENILVKGYKYPETVHGYDAYNVPRQLMGGNGYSAEVNPTLNLVELYDGFPKNPDGTIQTLDAGGKYILYTNTLDLFANAEPRLRATVIVPGDIFKNESIEIYRGIYTGSTAGGISRLLPEGSTAPYPSVNIVSSPNAQQTPFTLPDGSKKNPAGRSGVFTADGTGAVSGFSVRKYLDPNRPTAEVLENRSDQTWIEMRYAEVLLNRAEAAYELHAAGQGGSYLQDAFSIINQIRERAGAVLLASAAALNTIDIVRNERRKELAFENKIWWDLKRWRILDKEQNGTVYRTLMAFYSAEAGKYFFDARLDERNSRYTFDTRWYYQDIPGSEISKSQNLIQNPGY
- a CDS encoding DUF3823 domain-containing protein, whose translation is MKNKICHISFCILILLASGCTKKYDDYPEPAETLAGNIKDAGSKSNLQSEAGDRGMRLVLEELSWSSTPTPYYFFAMQDGSFRNTKIFKGNYRISVEGPFVPLVQYDGSGQVTVDKRKTMDIAGTTNVDFEVEPFLNVAWVGEPAYNATNKTISVQVRFTRGTANTAFHKNVTDVFLFVSPNNYVGNNNYDNKYSVQVNYGGTSGNDQLGQTVTLTTKDVLPGSRSFFLRVGARIDYGLKYYNYTTVKTINIP
- a CDS encoding type 1 glutamine amidotransferase family protein; amino-acid sequence: MMRRTLIFVCSLCLSVTAMAQEKTAFQTSSAWTPEIDVRSDIAIVYGAGDRRGMTFEARVKSWRERGYQTHFMTGIAWGNYEDYFTGKWDGKNHFGIGQVEQDGDTIWHGRNVPYVVPESTFIAYMKEAIIKKVIDAGISHIHLEEPEFWARAGYSEVFKKEWQQYYGFPWQPQHTSPENTYLSSKLKYHLYYNAIKEVSEYAKAYGKQKGMDVKVYIPTHSLVNYSSWRIVSPEASLASLPSIDGYIAQVWTGTSREPTYFNGLRKERVFENAFLEYGSMISMTAPTGRKIFLLTDPIEDWPRDWGDYKRNYEATFTAKLLYPMVANYEVMPWPERIYTRPYKLPNSDSSILIPKYYSTQMQIMVNALNSMPETANRVSGVNGIGVLMGNSMMFQRFPTHQGFEDPQFSNFYGQTLPLVKLGIPVQTVHMENLPFEATLKDIKVLVMSYSNMKPMSAEVHQHLAAWVKKGGVLIYCGRDDDPYQSVQEWWNTKGNTFKAPSEHLFRLLGVKPEQSQARVGKGYVYIVREHPKEFVMNAAGEKSYVALVQKAYEESAKAGKLLFRNSLYVSRGMYDVVAVMDENNDQNPFVVKGPVIDLFDPTLPVLASKSVTPGKQALLLNVGRVKEPGKPQVLAAAARIYNEERKAGAYSFVAKSPAKTVNAMRILLPSAPKETVLHGPGGEKITPAATSWDESSKTVFLQFDNSPDGVKVEISY